From one Methylomonas paludis genomic stretch:
- a CDS encoding autotransporter strand-loop-strand O-heptosyltransferase — translation MSQVRDIPATVEPIAPDSQSGDDQQNPPSSAPTEPPKQNFVPAPELPTQLGPHGIRYDFNDGCRLLLPEGNWRVRISDLDTGNIVFETNIQAGRVNTAKRYFVRNRLQIWSGEELILSHDFAANDQHVLIQLPVGTLGDTLGWLPYLVKFQQQHGCRLTCALAERLIPLFRDAYPDIELLSHEAVSAERYYATYRIGLFFDDEQNIHQPCDFRLVGLHRTAGYILGVDPTEQPPRIQLKNSSRPIPEPYICIASQSTTQCKYWNNPNGWRELVGYLKAQGYRVICIDQKPVHGTGIVWNHIPYGAEDQTGDQDLLERARWLQHAEFFIGLSSGLSWLAWAMQTPVVMISGFTHPTNEFATPYRVINYHTCNSCWNDVRHRFDHKDFFWCPRHKDTPRQFECTRLITVDHVKAVIQQIPGFTESSTPSIAKIN, via the coding sequence ATGAGCCAAGTAAGGGATATACCAGCCACTGTAGAACCGATAGCGCCCGATAGCCAGTCGGGAGATGATCAACAAAATCCCCCATCTTCTGCCCCAACCGAACCACCCAAACAAAACTTCGTCCCTGCCCCGGAATTACCCACTCAGCTTGGCCCCCACGGCATTCGTTACGATTTCAACGATGGTTGCCGGCTTTTACTGCCGGAAGGCAACTGGCGGGTGCGCATTTCAGACCTCGATACCGGCAATATCGTCTTCGAAACCAATATCCAGGCTGGCCGCGTCAATACCGCCAAACGTTATTTTGTCCGCAACCGTTTGCAAATTTGGTCAGGTGAAGAGCTGATCCTCAGCCACGACTTTGCGGCAAACGATCAACATGTCTTGATTCAACTACCGGTCGGCACCCTGGGCGATACTCTGGGCTGGTTGCCTTATCTGGTTAAATTTCAGCAGCAGCACGGCTGCCGCTTGACTTGCGCATTGGCCGAACGGCTGATTCCTTTATTCCGCGATGCTTATCCCGACATCGAATTGCTTAGTCACGAAGCTGTCAGTGCCGAGCGCTATTACGCCACTTATCGCATCGGTCTGTTTTTTGACGACGAGCAGAATATTCATCAGCCCTGTGATTTTCGGCTGGTGGGCTTACACCGCACTGCCGGCTATATTCTGGGTGTAGACCCCACCGAACAGCCGCCGCGTATCCAGCTAAAAAACAGTAGTCGGCCTATCCCTGAGCCGTATATCTGCATTGCCAGCCAAAGCACCACCCAATGCAAATACTGGAACAACCCCAACGGCTGGCGGGAACTGGTCGGTTATCTCAAAGCCCAGGGCTATCGGGTAATCTGCATCGACCAAAAACCGGTACACGGCACCGGCATCGTCTGGAATCATATTCCCTATGGCGCCGAAGACCAGACCGGCGACCAGGATTTGCTGGAACGGGCCCGCTGGCTGCAACATGCCGAATTCTTTATTGGTTTGAGCAGCGGCTTAAGCTGGCTGGCCTGGGCCATGCAAACCCCGGTGGTCATGATCAGCGGTTTTACTCATCCGACCAACGAATTTGCCACCCCTTACCGGGTCATCAACTACCACACTTGCAACAGTTGCTGGAACGATGTCCGGCATCGCTTTGACCATAAAGACTTTTTCTGGTGTCCGCGTCATAAAGACACGCCACGCCAGTTTGAATGTACCCGGCTGATTACAGT
- a CDS encoding DUF447 domain-containing protein translates to MIHETLITTVNAQGVAHIAPMGVRIEDGHYVIQPVKPNLTLNNMLETQAAVINYCDDVRIFVGTLTGRRDWPLLPAQQVNGYFLADTLTHTELKLVHIKDDVMRPQVFCKAVHSVIHKPFLGFNRAQFSVLEAAILISRIDSLPWKQVKTELDYLRTGLDKTAGDRERQAWTWLMQAVERYRVYKSR, encoded by the coding sequence ATGATACACGAGACCTTGATCACCACTGTTAATGCTCAGGGGGTGGCGCATATTGCGCCTATGGGGGTGCGCATTGAGGATGGGCATTATGTGATTCAGCCGGTGAAACCTAATCTTACTTTGAATAATATGCTGGAAACCCAGGCAGCGGTGATTAATTATTGTGATGATGTGCGAATTTTTGTGGGTACCTTAACCGGGCGGCGGGATTGGCCTTTATTGCCGGCTCAGCAGGTTAATGGCTATTTTTTAGCCGATACGCTGACTCATACCGAATTGAAGCTGGTGCATATTAAGGATGATGTTATGCGGCCACAAGTGTTTTGCAAGGCGGTTCACAGTGTTATTCATAAACCGTTTCTGGGTTTTAACCGGGCGCAATTTTCGGTGCTGGAGGCGGCGATTTTGATTAGCCGGATAGATAGTTTGCCGTGGAAGCAAGTGAAAACCGAGCTGGATTATTTACGCACAGGTCTGGATAAAACCGCTGGTGACAGGGAGCGGCAGGCTTGGACATGGCTGATGCAGGCTGTGGAGCGATATCGAGTTTATAAGAGCCGTTAA
- a CDS encoding FAD:protein FMN transferase codes for MNAKKLKHFSFNFKAMGTLCELQLFSEHPGKANRLGKRVIADVARLEAKYSRYSPDSFLSQINRIAIQGGQIEVDPETAVLLDYAETCYQQSDGLFDISSGVLRQAWRFREERLPSQDEIDVLLANVGWRKLHWCAPLLVFPQAGMELDFGGIVKEYAVDRAATLCREADIRHGLINLGGDIRLIGPRGDGSPWIVGIAHPRRLGGVLLNLAVQRGALACSGDYERCIVIDGVRYAHILNPKTGWPVRHLAAVSVMSDFCVVAGSASTIAMLKEEQGPAWLQELGLPHLWMDVDGNQGGDL; via the coding sequence ATGAATGCCAAAAAACTCAAGCACTTTAGTTTTAATTTTAAGGCAATGGGTACGCTGTGCGAACTGCAGTTGTTCAGTGAGCATCCGGGCAAAGCCAATCGGCTGGGTAAGCGGGTGATTGCTGATGTAGCCAGACTGGAAGCCAAATACTCGCGGTATAGTCCGGATAGTTTTTTGAGTCAGATTAATCGGATCGCTATCCAAGGCGGCCAGATTGAGGTTGATCCGGAAACAGCGGTGCTGCTGGATTATGCGGAAACCTGCTATCAGCAAAGCGATGGCTTGTTTGATATCAGCTCCGGAGTGTTGCGTCAGGCCTGGCGATTTCGTGAAGAACGCCTGCCTAGTCAGGATGAAATTGATGTGTTGCTGGCAAATGTCGGCTGGCGCAAGCTGCACTGGTGTGCGCCGCTGTTGGTGTTTCCGCAAGCCGGTATGGAGCTTGACTTTGGCGGTATCGTCAAGGAATATGCGGTGGATCGGGCGGCGACTTTATGCCGGGAAGCGGATATTCGGCATGGTTTGATCAATCTGGGTGGCGACATCCGTCTGATTGGTCCGCGCGGTGACGGTTCACCGTGGATAGTGGGTATCGCTCATCCGCGCCGACTAGGTGGGGTATTGCTGAATTTGGCTGTACAGCGCGGGGCCTTGGCTTGTAGCGGCGATTATGAGCGTTGTATTGTAATTGATGGGGTGCGCTATGCACATATTCTTAACCCCAAAACCGGTTGGCCGGTACGGCATTTGGCGGCGGTATCGGTGATGAGCGATTTTTGTGTGGTGGCCGGCAGTGCTTCTACGATTGCAATGCTTAAGGAGGAGCAAGGACCGGCCTGGTTGCAAGAGCTGGGGTTGCCGCATTTGTGGATGGATGTTGACGGTAATCAGGGCGGCGATTTATAG
- a CDS encoding TlpA family protein disulfide reductase, whose protein sequence is MTYRLALLCAVLGFGCVSAVFADAEVPRPAPHCAFSSLDQADHYDLQSFKGKVVYVDFWASWCGPCVQSFPYMNMLDRDLKAQGLQVLGVNMDENPADALAFLKSRPAAFIVALDAAAQCAQDFGVKTMPTSFLLDRNGQIRAVHNGFRAGEAKEFRADVERLLLEPAN, encoded by the coding sequence ATGACTTATCGATTAGCCTTGTTATGCGCAGTGCTGGGTTTTGGCTGTGTATCTGCTGTTTTTGCGGATGCCGAAGTCCCCCGCCCTGCCCCGCATTGTGCGTTCAGCAGCCTGGATCAGGCTGACCATTATGACTTGCAGAGCTTTAAGGGCAAGGTAGTATATGTGGACTTTTGGGCCTCGTGGTGTGGGCCTTGTGTGCAGTCGTTCCCTTATATGAATATGCTGGACCGGGATTTGAAAGCGCAGGGTTTACAGGTGCTGGGAGTAAATATGGATGAAAACCCGGCTGACGCTTTGGCTTTTTTAAAGAGCAGGCCTGCCGCGTTTATAGTGGCGCTTGATGCAGCGGCGCAATGCGCGCAGGATTTTGGGGTTAAAACCATGCCTACCAGTTTTTTACTGGATCGCAATGGTCAAATTCGGGCAGTGCATAATGGTTTTAGAGCAGGCGAGGCTAAAGAGTTTAGGGCAGATGTGGAACGGCTATTGCTGGAGCCGGCGAATTAA
- a CDS encoding VPLPA-CTERM sorting domain-containing protein, producing MQHTMINQRPTVLAAAILSTWFSIVPTALANTTYTYSIATTPGGSNYNDQYNNGTYSPTALINDAGTVAGSWNAANNNPLSSTNVYVGATGLSYKGFMSNEQVNALVSGFNNNGYVVGNETGLTEYNYGSSEGSTAFYTTPADYGKTAPTKLLPADPNNLPTGDHVAGEFATGITDSNIIYGYTTHLVGANEHSFTYNIATSTYTDLSLTVNGVTESAGLQVGNVSNDGNYLLASYNGTTFVYDNATQVGTTITDPNFSTVVPTDVNNNGLVVGYEKNNSGTNLFYGFEYDLNTHTFLSSGVQDPYQTGYSGTQFTGINNNGVISGTPDVGWAVFTSTTDLIPAPLPGAFWLMSAALGGLGCLSRRKSP from the coding sequence ATGCAGCACACCATGATAAATCAGCGACCCACCGTACTGGCCGCCGCCATCCTCAGCACCTGGTTCAGCATCGTCCCCACCGCCCTGGCCAATACCACTTATACCTATAGCATAGCCACCACCCCCGGCGGCAGCAATTACAACGATCAGTACAATAACGGCACCTATAGCCCAACCGCATTGATTAATGACGCCGGCACCGTGGCCGGCTCCTGGAATGCTGCCAACAATAACCCGTTGAGTTCCACCAATGTCTATGTCGGTGCCACCGGATTGAGCTATAAGGGTTTTATGTCCAATGAGCAAGTCAATGCGTTAGTCAGCGGATTTAACAACAATGGCTATGTGGTCGGTAATGAAACCGGCCTAACCGAATATAACTACGGCAGTTCAGAGGGGTCAACCGCTTTTTATACTACACCTGCAGATTACGGCAAAACCGCCCCAACCAAACTGCTGCCAGCCGACCCCAACAACCTGCCAACCGGTGATCACGTAGCAGGTGAATTTGCTACCGGCATTACCGACAGCAATATCATCTATGGTTATACCACCCACCTTGTCGGGGCTAACGAGCACAGCTTTACCTATAATATCGCCACCTCCACCTATACCGATTTAAGCCTCACCGTTAACGGCGTCACAGAATCGGCAGGCCTGCAGGTGGGTAACGTCAGCAATGACGGCAATTATCTGCTGGCCAGTTACAATGGCACAACTTTTGTGTACGATAACGCCACCCAGGTCGGCACCACCATTACTGACCCTAACTTTAGTACTGTGGTACCTACCGATGTCAATAACAACGGTTTGGTAGTCGGTTATGAAAAAAATAACAGCGGCACCAACCTATTTTATGGCTTTGAATACGATCTTAACACCCATACCTTTCTCAGCAGTGGCGTGCAGGATCCATACCAAACCGGATATTCCGGCACCCAGTTTACCGGGATCAACAACAACGGCGTCATCAGCGGCACCCCGGACGTCGGCTGGGCTGTATTTACCTCCACGACCGACCTTATTCCCGCACCACTGCCCGGAGCCTTCTGGCTTATGTCGGCAGCCCTGGGTGGCCTGGGCTGCCTGAGTCGGCGCAAATCGCCTTAA
- a CDS encoding DUF4266 domain-containing protein: MTTRNFTRLLPLLILNACSQVQPWERGNLAKPIMAADPLPLQTSVRQHNYNSREAAGAAGTAASGGGCGCN, translated from the coding sequence ATGACCACCCGCAACTTCACGCGGCTGTTGCCGCTACTCATTCTCAACGCCTGTAGTCAGGTTCAACCCTGGGAGCGAGGCAATCTGGCCAAACCCATCATGGCCGCGGATCCGCTGCCACTGCAAACCTCGGTACGCCAGCATAATTACAACAGCCGGGAAGCAGCCGGCGCAGCCGGCACAGCAGCATCGGGAGGCGGCTGTGGCTGTAACTAG
- a CDS encoding DUF3570 domain-containing protein, whose amino-acid sequence MAVTRHRAAAPHLSRLAAACRAVWQAHRLQPGLTLVSVPAPARPKAAPRSNILQAFCLSALALPGMDAAADPGSTLNPALPSLSITTAAPPADAGDTEAGPPADNDDEVGYQYSHYEEGVRKFVDLPAFYDNGVNSITPPIVKYPLHYQPITVDSEHGFTRFRPTDRSRFAFNYLQDVWSGATPWFTAPAATIYNPSPKSSGVGASYGYGQALSNLVFNAQGQPMYRPVWNDANLDKFTLAALPLQHVLGYASPEMRNQADFKLGYDWDNAALDIGGGASIERDYLSRFGNLGLRLDFNQKLTTLNLGASYTNSDTHAILSPVASPEVLNHSLAQVSSGYMGEPVITGNRQDGALSLALSQVLSKNAVLSSGLSYTNTSGYLGNPYKDVAIFVIDPNWWKDANDMANKRYATNPYPGISMPTGIGLVLEQRPGLRNQFNWDTSYRHYIQTLDAVPKLSYTFFHDDWGINAHTFDAEWRQALLSSWTLTPHVRYYSQSAASFYTPYLLENLLPNGTNLSIPNASGVPAYFSSDQRLSAYGTISGGFTLSKQFARGLTMELGYEYYAHAGSLKLGGGGTADYADYHYFVANAGLRANLGELAKVSSSYDSYGLGDWFAGLFDSADRPADPHTGHRHDRAAAPAGVMFTHMLDHAGEFMLGYRYLRNPQGSNYQHGTQTVGLKTLLNQGCPLTNASKISSNNCVMYNTGMTMNMHMLDLMYAPSDWLTLMLMPQFMSMDMDMRMDPYLTMQQMMLYTGNGMYPGSMRDYQNSGGFGDTGAYALFRLWDGGGQHLHITHGISAPTGSVDIKAQFISDGFYGYDMQLGSGTWDYKPSLTYTGQAGDWFWGGQVSGTHRLQQLNSYGYRLGDIFQSTVWSGYQFTDWLSTTLRGIYTGQGKMVGAHSLAMLPGEMVYMPDQSPANSGGSFADLGLGFTVTIPHGRWAGNSLSFEWLQPMYTNYQGYQLERSGALAANWSYAF is encoded by the coding sequence GTGGCTGTAACTAGGCACAGGGCTGCCGCCCCCCATTTATCCCGGCTGGCTGCGGCTTGCCGAGCCGTCTGGCAAGCCCATCGCCTTCAGCCCGGCCTGACTCTGGTGTCTGTCCCGGCTCCAGCCAGGCCCAAAGCGGCGCCCCGCAGCAATATACTCCAGGCTTTTTGCCTGTCGGCGCTGGCCTTGCCCGGCATGGATGCCGCAGCCGATCCCGGCTCAACGCTTAACCCGGCCCTGCCCAGTCTCAGCATCACCACTGCTGCCCCGCCGGCAGATGCCGGCGATACCGAAGCCGGCCCGCCTGCCGACAATGATGACGAAGTGGGTTACCAGTACAGCCATTATGAGGAAGGCGTACGCAAATTTGTCGATTTGCCGGCATTTTACGATAACGGCGTTAACAGCATTACCCCGCCTATCGTCAAATACCCACTGCATTACCAGCCTATTACCGTGGACAGCGAACACGGATTTACCCGCTTCCGCCCCACTGACCGCAGCCGGTTTGCCTTTAATTATCTGCAGGATGTCTGGTCCGGCGCCACCCCCTGGTTCACAGCTCCGGCCGCCACCATTTATAATCCCTCGCCAAAATCCAGCGGCGTCGGCGCCAGCTATGGCTATGGTCAGGCGCTTAGTAATTTGGTGTTTAACGCTCAGGGCCAGCCCATGTACCGGCCGGTCTGGAATGATGCCAATCTGGACAAATTCACTCTGGCGGCCTTGCCTTTGCAGCATGTGCTCGGTTATGCCTCACCGGAAATGCGCAATCAAGCCGATTTCAAGCTGGGTTACGATTGGGACAATGCCGCGCTGGATATCGGCGGCGGCGCGTCCATTGAACGCGATTATCTGTCGCGGTTCGGCAATCTGGGGCTGCGCCTGGATTTCAACCAAAAACTCACCACTCTGAATCTGGGCGCCAGTTACACCAATAGCGATACCCACGCCATTTTGTCACCGGTGGCCTCACCCGAGGTTTTAAATCACTCCCTGGCGCAAGTTTCATCTGGTTATATGGGCGAGCCTGTTATCACCGGCAACCGCCAGGACGGCGCTTTATCGCTGGCCTTGAGCCAGGTATTGAGCAAAAACGCGGTACTCAGCAGCGGATTGTCCTACACCAATACCAGCGGTTATCTGGGCAATCCCTATAAGGATGTGGCAATATTTGTCATCGATCCTAACTGGTGGAAAGACGCTAACGATATGGCTAACAAGCGCTATGCCACAAATCCTTATCCCGGCATTTCAATGCCAACCGGTATTGGTCTGGTACTGGAGCAGCGGCCGGGCTTGCGCAACCAGTTTAACTGGGACACCAGTTACCGGCATTATATCCAGACCCTGGATGCTGTACCCAAACTCAGTTACACTTTTTTTCATGACGACTGGGGGATAAACGCTCACACTTTTGATGCCGAATGGCGTCAGGCTCTGCTCAGCAGTTGGACCTTGACCCCGCATGTTCGCTATTACTCACAATCCGCCGCCTCATTTTACACCCCTTATCTATTGGAGAACCTGTTGCCTAATGGGACAAATCTGAGCATCCCCAACGCATCCGGGGTACCGGCTTATTTTTCCAGTGACCAGCGCTTATCGGCTTACGGCACCATTAGCGGCGGCTTTACCCTTTCCAAACAGTTTGCCCGCGGCCTGACCATGGAATTGGGTTATGAATATTACGCCCATGCCGGCTCTTTAAAACTGGGTGGAGGCGGTACTGCCGATTACGCCGATTATCATTATTTTGTCGCCAACGCCGGTCTGCGCGCCAATCTCGGCGAACTGGCCAAAGTCAGCAGCAGCTACGACAGTTACGGCCTCGGCGACTGGTTTGCCGGCCTGTTCGACAGCGCTGACCGCCCGGCGGATCCCCATACCGGGCATCGGCATGACCGGGCCGCTGCCCCGGCAGGGGTAATGTTCACTCACATGCTGGATCACGCCGGCGAATTCATGCTGGGATATCGTTATCTGCGCAACCCGCAGGGCAGTAATTATCAGCACGGCACCCAAACCGTAGGGCTTAAGACCTTGCTCAATCAAGGCTGTCCGTTGACCAACGCCAGCAAGATCAGCAGCAATAACTGCGTGATGTATAACACCGGCATGACCATGAATATGCACATGCTGGATTTAATGTATGCCCCCAGCGACTGGCTGACCTTGATGCTGATGCCCCAGTTCATGTCTATGGATATGGACATGAGAATGGATCCGTATTTAACCATGCAGCAGATGATGCTTTATACCGGTAACGGCATGTATCCCGGCAGCATGCGCGATTACCAGAACAGCGGCGGCTTTGGCGATACCGGGGCTTATGCGCTGTTCCGGCTCTGGGACGGCGGCGGCCAGCATCTGCATATCACCCACGGCATCAGCGCGCCGACCGGCAGTGTCGACATCAAAGCCCAGTTTATTTCGGACGGCTTTTATGGCTACGATATGCAACTGGGCAGCGGCACCTGGGATTACAAGCCCAGTCTCACTTATACTGGTCAGGCCGGCGACTGGTTTTGGGGCGGTCAGGTCAGCGGCACCCATCGCCTCCAGCAATTGAATTCCTACGGCTACCGGCTCGGCGACATCTTCCAGAGCACGGTATGGAGTGGTTATCAGTTCACCGACTGGCTCAGCACCACCTTGCGCGGTATTTATACCGGTCAGGGCAAAATGGTTGGCGCCCACAGTCTGGCCATGCTACCCGGCGAAATGGTGTATATGCCCGACCAATCGCCCGCCAACAGCGGCGGCAGCTTTGCCGATCTGGGGCTGGGTTTTACCGTGACCATACCCCATGGCCGCTGGGCCGGCAATAGCTTGAGCTTTGAATGGTTGCAACCCATGTACACCAATTACCAGGGCTATCAGCTGGAACGTAGCGGTGCGCTGGCGGCTAACTGGTCTTATGCATTCTAG
- a CDS encoding FKBP-type peptidyl-prolyl cis-trans isomerase N-terminal domain-containing protein yields the protein MKNKISIILAVSLAGQAAANSGKPHNDTQKYSYALAVDLMKTLNQDDMALDNQAFLQALRDMQSGRGSQLDVKETRKALDYFVLQRVAHRKAQAAAALVDGRSFLLNNLFKPGVTELPSGLQYLVLQSGEQGRRLQNGEGVSLRYRVSDINGREILNGSPDGASRKLVVNEHLLSCWKQALPLMQKGDKWRLFSPPDLAYGEAGSPDGLIKPNQTLIYEMEVMDFVPEAEALAEMDKPDVRKLAE from the coding sequence ATGAAGAATAAGATATCGATTATATTGGCTGTTAGTTTGGCAGGCCAGGCCGCCGCCAACAGCGGCAAACCACATAACGACACCCAGAAATACAGTTATGCTCTGGCGGTGGATTTAATGAAAACCCTGAACCAGGATGATATGGCGCTGGACAATCAGGCATTTTTACAGGCTTTACGGGATATGCAAAGCGGGCGCGGCTCGCAACTGGATGTTAAGGAAACCCGCAAGGCGCTGGATTATTTTGTGCTGCAACGTGTTGCTCACCGCAAAGCCCAGGCCGCTGCCGCCTTGGTGGATGGCCGCAGCTTTTTGTTGAACAATCTGTTCAAGCCCGGCGTGACCGAACTGCCCAGCGGCCTGCAATACCTGGTATTGCAAAGCGGTGAGCAAGGCCGCCGCCTGCAGAACGGCGAAGGGGTGAGTTTGCGCTACCGGGTCAGTGATATCAATGGTCGGGAAATACTGAATGGCAGTCCGGATGGGGCCAGCCGTAAACTGGTGGTTAACGAGCATTTGTTAAGCTGCTGGAAACAGGCGTTGCCGCTGATGCAGAAAGGTGACAAATGGCGGCTGTTTAGTCCGCCTGATTTGGCTTACGGTGAAGCCGGCTCGCCGGACGGTCTGATTAAACCCAATCAGACTTTAATCTATGAAATGGAAGTAATGGATTTTGTACCGGAAGCGGAAGCGTTGGCGGAAATGGATAAACCGGATGTGCGCAAATTGGCAGAGTAG
- a CDS encoding HEAT repeat domain-containing protein: MINPQIPTVRPTAAHAQKYWRLAIAVAAFSCQADEPMQPTLKISQLATSAVVHVQAQQVLLSQLLEQLANTAHLNLHYLSPPANLRVSGDCIGQLPNQVLECLLGSNLNLVVRHSAQGLPEELWVLGGGDPAGSGQSDANLNADLSNNDALLSLTQSQTKIERIRAMANIASGRDTDPLLTKKLLTEAMDDEDPQIRAKAISSYAIFAGEKARLHLKQMLSDKDVDVRLATLVAGYQDPEILNLALGDSSEQVRAAADRLLSRLNNRQTEP, translated from the coding sequence ATGATAAACCCCCAAATCCCCACTGTCCGCCCGACCGCCGCCCATGCTCAAAAGTATTGGCGGCTGGCTATAGCTGTGGCAGCCTTTTCCTGTCAGGCCGACGAACCGATGCAGCCGACACTGAAAATCTCGCAACTGGCAACTTCTGCCGTTGTGCATGTTCAGGCTCAGCAAGTGCTTTTATCGCAATTGCTGGAGCAGCTTGCCAATACCGCGCACCTCAATCTGCATTATTTATCGCCGCCGGCCAATCTACGGGTCAGTGGTGACTGTATTGGGCAATTGCCTAATCAAGTGTTGGAATGTTTGCTGGGCTCAAATTTAAATCTGGTGGTGCGGCATTCCGCTCAGGGCCTGCCGGAGGAATTATGGGTACTGGGCGGCGGCGATCCTGCCGGTAGTGGGCAAAGCGATGCCAATCTAAACGCCGATCTGAGCAATAACGATGCTTTACTCAGTCTGACGCAGTCCCAGACCAAAATTGAGCGGATCAGAGCCATGGCTAATATTGCTTCGGGTCGGGATACCGATCCGCTGTTAACCAAAAAATTATTAACTGAAGCAATGGACGATGAAGACCCGCAAATTCGCGCCAAGGCTATCAGCAGTTACGCCATTTTTGCTGGCGAGAAAGCCCGGTTGCACTTGAAGCAGATGCTCAGCGATAAAGATGTTGATGTGCGGCTGGCGACATTAGTGGCTGGGTATCAGGATCCGGAAATCCTCAATCTAGCGCTGGGCGACAGCAGTGAGCAAGTGCGTGCCGCAGCAGACAGGCTGTTGAGCCGCTTAAACAATCGGCAGACCGAACCATAA